Proteins from a single region of Fundulus heteroclitus isolate FHET01 chromosome 12, MU-UCD_Fhet_4.1, whole genome shotgun sequence:
- the grsf1 gene encoding G-rich sequence factor 1, producing MSGSCRSALFLLQRCVAVLRLSGAAAAAAATQTRSGVLSACSWSHVQRRAWASGGASVGLRTLGQLQPALTGIRHRFCTKAESPCEAEYPPLPNYEVDQPETKEVYIVQVKGLPWSCTAQDLLQFFSDCRIQDGEKGIHLTLNRLGKPSGRAFIQMEHEDDIRKALEKHRQYLGPRYVEVYEVTNADAEVILKREARGEDGVVLLRGLPFSSSEDDVVRFFSDLKIAEDGITIVTNSRGRNSGEAYVQFSSQEEADRALQKHRELMGHRYIEVFPSSRADVQSARRRLTSWNPSQPASRRPVPEYQSNQRAVSQQVSDVPTHYIHMRGLPFQVTGEDIAKFFSPLAVAKIRVEFGPDGRPSGEADVFFRRHQDAVDAMSRDRMSMGHRYIELFLNSVPESDSL from the exons ATGTCCGGCAGCTGCAGGTCTGCGCTGTTTCTACTGCAGCGATGTGTCGCAGTTCTGCGGCTGTCTGGAGCGGCGGCAGCGGCGGCTGCGACCCAAACAAGAAGCGGCGTGCTGTCTGCGTGCAGCTGGAGCCACGTTCAGCGGCGAGCGTGGGCTTCTGGTGGAGCCTCCGTGGGTCTGCGGACTCTCGGTCAGCTGCAGCCCGCGCTGACAGGCATCCGGCACCGGTTCTGCACCAAG GCCGAGTCTCCGTGTGAAGCGGAGTACCCTCCTCTGCCCAACTACGAGGTGGATCAGCCAGAAACCAAAGAGGTGTACATCGTGCAGGTGAAGGGTCTCCCCTGGTCCTGCACGGCACAGGACCTGCTGCAGTTCTTCTCAG ATTGCAGGATCCAAGACGGGGAGAAGGGGATCCACCTGACGTTGAACAGGCTGGGGAAACCGTCGGGACGCGCCTTCATCCAGATGGAGCACGAGGACGACATCCGCAAAGCTCTGGAGAAGCACAGGCAGTACCTCGGTCCGCGCTACGTGGAAG TGTACGAAGTGACAAACGCCGACGCTGAGGTGATCCTGAAGAGAGAGGCTCGAGGAGAGGACGGGGTGGTGCTGCTCAGAGGACTCCCCTTCTCCAGCAGCGAGGACGACGTCGTCCGCTTCTTCTCTG ATTTGAAGATCGCTGAAGACGGGATCACCATCGTCACAAACTCCAGGGGAAGAAACTCGGGGGAGGCGTACGTTCAGTTTTCCTCTCAGGAAGAAGCCGACAGAGCTCTGCAGAAGCACAGAGAGCTGATGGGACACAG ATACATCGAGGTGTTTCCCAGCAGCAGAGCTGACGTCCAGTCGGCCCGGAGGAGACTGACGAGTTGGAATCCGTCCCAGCCGGCGAGCAGGAGACCGGTTCCTGAATACCAGAGCAACCAGAGAGCAG TTTCCCAACAGGTCTCGGATGTGCCGACCCATTACATCCACATGAGAGGACTTCCCTTCCAGGTCACTGGAGAAGACATCGCGAAG TTCTTCTCTCCTCTCGCCGTGGCCAAGATCCGGGTCGAGTTCGGACCGGACGGGAGGCCGAGCGGCGAGGCCGACGTCTTCTTCCGCCGCCACCAGGACGCAGTGGACGCCATGTCCAGGGACCGCATGAGCATGG GACACAGATACATCGAGTTGTTCCTGAACTCTGTGCCAGAATCCGACTCACTGTGA